Proteins encoded by one window of Babylonia areolata isolate BAREFJ2019XMU chromosome 8, ASM4173473v1, whole genome shotgun sequence:
- the LOC143284842 gene encoding conserved oligomeric Golgi complex subunit 6-like, which translates to MADKEQSDVSSQQNNPLSRKLNKILETRLDNDKDMLEALKALSGFFAENSLRGRRNLRSDIEKKSLSINEEFLSAFQAVKEQLDSVYGDVKAMNDCCTDMTNRLKAAKAQTHHLMSQTTKLHAESQTLQMKQQVADAFLEKFQLKVEEVKILRGPRDGTLHEDFFKALARVKQIHTDCKVLLRTNQQTAGLEIMEAMALQMESAYERLYRWTQNECRILTSDSPDISPVLCQAMEALQDRPVLFKYSLDEYGTARRSAVVRGFIDALTRGGPGGTPRPIELHSHDPLRYTGDMLAWLHQATASEKEYLQTLLKLCEASNTSLEDNLGHITEGICRPFKVRVEQVLVSEQEAVTLYKLDNLLKFYHHTISQIVAPESVLLTTICEVQDLSHRMFFNSLSCHANRLLDKVDLPPADLGPTSSLTQTLQLLRDVLACHDASVVPVDDKKQDYKQILSCVIDPLLQMCSMSASRLNTVDMAAYMINCIYLIQSTLALYQFTDTRLEMLQAQTEAHVDTLTSEQAAYVLSRVGLTQVYNCVQQYTDVQGPLSQIPGMDTLTVKSAMNKFDSYLASPDSLTLPQCSLLLGTLVRETVKRRSVELICQAYHLMYSAITDPKHDYKDAQTAVPRTPEQVTKLLS; encoded by the exons ATGGCTGACAAGGAGCAAAGTGACGTGTCGTCGCAACAAAACAATCCTCTTTCCAGAAAGCTGAATAAGATATTGGAAACTCGCCTTGACAATGACAAG GATATGCTGGAGGCTTTGAAGGCTCTTTCAGGTTTTTTTGCTGAGAACAGTTTACGCGGCAGAAGGAATTTGCGCAGTGATATTGAGAAGAAAAGCCTCAGCATCAATGAAGAATTCCTCAGTGCTTTCCAGGCTGTGAAAGAG CAACTTGACAGCGTTTATGGAGATGTCAAGGCCATGAATGACTGTTGCACAGACATGACAAACCGGCTGAAG GCTGCCAAAGCACAAACCCACCATTTGATGAGCCAGACAACGAAACTGCATGCAGAAAG CCAGACACTGCAGATGAAGCAGCAGGTGGCTGACGCCTTTCTGGAGAAGTTCCAGCTCAAGGTGGAGGAGGTCAAGATTCTGAGGGGTCCTCGGGATGGGACTCTGCATGAG GATTTCTTCAAGGCTCTGGCCAGAGTGAAGCAGATCCACACGGACTGTAAAGTGCTGCTGAGGACCAACCAACAGACAGCAGG GCTGGAGATCATGGAGGCAATGGCACTTCAGATGGAGTCTGCTTATGAACGGCTGTACCGCTGGACTCAGA ATGAGTGCCGCATTCTGACCAGTGATTCACCGGACATTTCACCAGTGTTGTGCCAGGCAATGGAGGCACTGCAAGACAGACCTGTGCTCTTCAA GTATTCCCTGGATGAGTATGGCACAGCCCGCAGGAGTGCTGTGGTGCGAGGCTTTATTGATGCCCTGACAAGAGGAG gTCCAGGGGGTACACCTCGACCCATCGAGCTGCACTCGCACGACCCGCTGCGCTACACGGGGGACATGCTGGCCTGGCTGCATCAAGCCACAGCCTCCGAGAAAGAGTACCTGCAGACCTTGCTGAAACTGTgtgaag CATCCAATACCTCACTGGAGGACAACCTGGGCCACATCACTGAAGGAATCTGCCGACCCTTCAAG GTACGAGTGGAACAGGTGCTGGTCTCAGAGCAGGAAGCTGTCACTTTGTACAAGCTGGACAATCTGCTCAAGTTTTATCATCACACTATTtc ACAAATCGTGGCCCCAGAGTCTGTACTGCTCACCACCATCTGTGAGGTCCAGGACCTGAGTCACCGCATGTTCTTCAACAGTCTGTCCTGCCATGCCAACCGCCTGCTGGACAAG GTGGATCTGCCGCCGGCTGACCTTGGCCCCACATCGTCCTTGACCCAGACCTTGCAGCTGCTGCGAGATGTGCTGGCCTGCCATGACGCATCTGTCGTGCCTGTCGATGACAAAAAGCAGGACTACAAGCAG attctgTCGTGTGTGATCGACCCGTTGCTGCAGATGTGCTCCATGTCTGCCAGTCGGCTGAACACGGTGGACATGGCGGCCTACATGATCAACTGTATCTACCTCATCCAGTCCACACTGGCTCTCTACCAGTTCACCGACACTCGCCTGGAGATGCTGCAGGCACAG ACGGAGGCTCACGTGGACACTCTGACCAGCGAACAGGCCGCCTACGTGCTGAGTCGTGTGGGGTTGACGCAAGTCTACAACTGTGTGCAGCAGTACACTGACGTCCAG GGCCCTTTGTCACAAATTCCGGGTATGGACACCCTCACTGTTAAATCAGCCATG AACAAGTTTGACAGCTACCTGGCCAGTCCGGACAGTCTGACTCTCCCACAGTGCAGTCTGCTGCTGGGAACTTTGGTCAG AGAGACGGTGAAGAGACGGTCAGTGGAGCTGATCTGCCAGGCCTACCACCTGATGTACTCGGCCATCACCGACCCCAAGCACGACTACAAGGATGCCCAGACCGCTGTGCCACGCACCCCGGAGCAGGTCACCAAACTGCTGTCCTGA